A genomic stretch from Catenulispora sp. GP43 includes:
- a CDS encoding VOC family protein, producing the protein MQITASAVSLTVDDVPASSAFLTDHLGFQEVLAADGFASLTREDAGMHVVFLRRGLPTLPADQRDDHAGGLILAFTVEDLEGELARLQDEGVAVTMPLTSEEWGERAFQVRDPNGVIVQLVDWNAAVAG; encoded by the coding sequence ATGCAGATCACCGCGAGCGCGGTATCCCTCACCGTCGACGACGTCCCGGCCTCCAGTGCCTTCCTCACCGACCACCTCGGCTTCCAAGAGGTGCTGGCTGCCGACGGCTTTGCCTCCCTGACCAGGGAGGACGCCGGGATGCACGTCGTCTTCCTGCGGCGCGGCCTGCCGACGCTGCCGGCCGACCAGCGCGACGACCACGCCGGCGGCCTCATCCTGGCCTTCACCGTCGAGGACCTGGAGGGCGAACTGGCCCGCCTGCAGGACGAGGGCGTGGCCGTCACGATGCCGCTGACCTCCGAGGAGTGGGGCGAGCGGGCGTTCCAGGTGCGCGATCCCAACGGCGTGATCGTGCAGCTGGTGGACTGGAACGCGGCCGTCGCCGGGTAG
- a CDS encoding ABC transporter ATP-binding protein, whose translation MSGVVYQDASCVYPGADSPAVDKLNLEIADGEFLVLVGPSGSGKSTALRMLAGLEEVSSGGIFIGDRDVTHLPPKDRDIAMVFQNYALYPHMTVAENMGFALKIAKVDKAAIAKRVEDAARLLELTDYLGRKPKALSGGQRQRVAMGRAIVREPKVFLMDEPLSNLDAKLRVQTRTQIASLQRRLGITTVYVTHDQVEAMTMGDRVAVIKDGLLQQCDTPRGMYEKPANVFVAGFIGSPAMNLVEVPIVEDGVKLDGLVVPVSRDALGVATSAGASTLILGVRPESFDLVGDGEGAIAMEVNLVEELGADAFAYTTAHVGEHDVDMILRVDARAVPMKGDTLYAKPHGHETHLFSASTGERLEV comes from the coding sequence ATGTCAGGTGTCGTCTATCAGGACGCGTCGTGTGTCTACCCCGGGGCGGATTCGCCCGCCGTCGACAAGCTGAACCTCGAGATCGCGGACGGGGAGTTCCTGGTCCTGGTCGGACCTTCGGGCTCCGGTAAGTCCACCGCGCTGCGCATGCTCGCCGGCCTGGAGGAAGTGTCCTCCGGCGGCATCTTCATCGGCGATCGGGATGTCACGCACCTTCCGCCGAAGGACCGGGACATCGCGATGGTGTTCCAGAACTACGCGCTCTATCCGCACATGACCGTTGCGGAGAACATGGGCTTCGCGCTGAAGATCGCCAAGGTCGACAAGGCGGCGATCGCCAAGCGGGTGGAAGACGCGGCGAGGCTGCTGGAGCTCACCGACTACCTGGGCCGCAAGCCCAAGGCGCTGTCCGGTGGCCAGCGGCAGCGGGTCGCGATGGGGCGCGCGATCGTGCGGGAGCCGAAGGTCTTCCTCATGGACGAGCCGCTGTCGAACCTGGACGCGAAACTGCGGGTGCAGACCCGCACCCAGATCGCCTCGCTGCAGCGGCGCCTGGGCATCACGACGGTGTACGTCACCCACGACCAGGTCGAGGCCATGACCATGGGCGACCGGGTCGCCGTCATCAAGGACGGCCTGCTCCAGCAGTGCGACACGCCGCGCGGCATGTACGAGAAGCCCGCGAACGTGTTCGTCGCCGGCTTCATCGGCTCGCCGGCGATGAACCTGGTGGAGGTGCCGATCGTCGAGGACGGGGTGAAGCTGGACGGCCTGGTGGTGCCGGTCTCGCGCGACGCCCTGGGCGTGGCCACTTCCGCCGGTGCCAGCACCCTGATCCTCGGGGTGCGGCCGGAGTCCTTCGACCTGGTCGGCGACGGCGAGGGGGCGATCGCGATGGAGGTCAACCTGGTCGAGGAGCTGGGCGCCGACGCTTTCGCGTACACCACCGCGCACGTGGGCGAGCACGACGTGGACATGATCCTGCGGGTCGACGCCCGCGCCGTCCCGATGAAGGGCGACACCCTCTACGCCAAGCCGCACGGCCACGAGACGCACCTGTTTTCGGCCAGCACCGGCGAACGGCTGGAGGTCTGA
- a CDS encoding universal stress protein — MFELGTDGPLVIMAGVDGSESSVRAAAYAAGLARRQGAKLALVYIQPYPASVSPSAASEMIAANRATAEDLRRQMEEAVERLPEGTVARWEFYTGEGDPFHGLCDFATKLRADAVVIGASQKTGHRIVGSVAVRLVKAGKWPVTVVP, encoded by the coding sequence ATGTTCGAACTGGGCACGGACGGCCCCCTCGTGATCATGGCGGGCGTCGACGGCTCCGAGAGCTCCGTCCGCGCCGCCGCCTACGCCGCCGGCCTGGCCCGCCGCCAGGGCGCCAAGCTCGCCCTGGTCTACATCCAGCCCTACCCGGCCAGCGTCTCCCCCTCCGCAGCCTCGGAGATGATCGCCGCCAACCGCGCCACCGCCGAGGACCTCCGCCGCCAGATGGAGGAAGCCGTCGAGCGCCTCCCGGAGGGCACCGTGGCGCGCTGGGAGTTCTACACCGGCGAGGGCGACCCGTTCCACGGCCTGTGCGACTTCGCGACCAAGCTGCGGGCCGACGCGGTGGTGATCGGGGCTTCGCAGAAGACCGGGCACCGGATCGTCGGCTCGGTCGCGGTGCGGCTGGTGAAGGCGGGGAAGTGGCCGGTGACGGTGGTGCCGTGA
- a CDS encoding aldo/keto reductase: protein MATTNLPTVPLGATGLPITRVGFGAWAIGGGDWEFGWGPQQDEASIGAIHRALELGVNWIDTAAGYGFGHSESVVGRALQGVDERPYVFTKCSLLNDGTGRVVRSLKRDSILREAEASLKRLGVDAIDLYQIHWPRPEAELEEGWAAMAELKEQGLVRHIGVSNFDVAQIRRAQAIAPVESLQPPYSLLEREVEAEILPAARQDGIGVIVYSPMGSGLLTGAMTRERIAAMPDNDWRKNDDWFTEPQLTRNLALADRLRAVGERHGVSAGAIAVAWTLTNPAVSGAIAGFRRAEQVDPVVEAVRVELTEADLAEITGGSPYAR, encoded by the coding sequence ATGGCGACCACCAACCTGCCCACCGTCCCGCTCGGCGCCACGGGGCTGCCGATCACCCGCGTCGGGTTCGGCGCGTGGGCCATCGGCGGCGGGGACTGGGAGTTCGGGTGGGGTCCGCAGCAGGACGAAGCGTCGATCGGTGCGATCCACCGCGCGCTGGAGCTCGGCGTGAACTGGATCGACACCGCCGCCGGGTACGGCTTCGGGCATTCGGAGAGCGTCGTCGGCCGGGCGTTGCAGGGGGTGGATGAGCGTCCTTATGTCTTCACCAAGTGCTCGCTGCTGAACGACGGCACCGGCCGGGTCGTGCGCAGCCTCAAGCGGGACTCGATCCTGCGCGAGGCCGAGGCGAGTCTGAAGCGGCTCGGCGTCGATGCCATCGACCTGTACCAGATCCACTGGCCGCGGCCCGAAGCAGAGCTCGAAGAAGGCTGGGCCGCGATGGCCGAGCTGAAGGAGCAGGGGCTGGTGCGGCACATCGGGGTGTCCAACTTCGACGTCGCGCAGATCCGGCGGGCGCAGGCGATCGCGCCGGTGGAGTCGCTGCAGCCGCCGTACTCGCTGCTGGAGCGCGAGGTGGAGGCGGAGATCCTGCCGGCGGCGCGGCAGGACGGGATCGGCGTCATCGTGTACTCCCCCATGGGTTCGGGCCTGTTGACCGGCGCCATGACCCGCGAGCGGATCGCGGCGATGCCGGACAACGACTGGCGCAAGAACGACGACTGGTTCACCGAGCCGCAGCTGACCCGGAACCTGGCGCTGGCCGACCGGCTGCGCGCCGTCGGGGAGCGGCACGGGGTCTCGGCTGGCGCGATCGCGGTGGCGTGGACGCTGACGAACCCGGCGGTGAGCGGGGCGATCGCCGGCTTCCGACGCGCGGAGCAGGTGGATCCGGTGGTCGAGGCGGTGCGGGTGGAGCTCACCGAGGCGGATCTGGCGGAGATCACCGGCGGATCTCCGTATGCTCGGTAG
- a CDS encoding LLM class F420-dependent oxidoreductase codes for MVDVVPVVGVFGIGMGPCATAAGLRRIGALAEELGYESVWAPEHVVLPSPRQEPSPIDPDHPILDPLIALALVAGVTRRVRLGTGVLILPQHNPVRLAKEVASLDAVSEGRTVLGVGVGYLEPEMAAMGVPPRGRGARADEFLQAMHTLWYDEAPAMDGSHVSFSGLDARPRPVQERIPVVIGGRSPAAFRRAVRYGSGWYGFRLDRARAEGDISSLRAAASAAGRDPDELTVTVTPTEKLTPEVVADYAELGVHRLAVMQPDFRFRVVTAGEFEEFVYANAPREVGAAGPAGSAGSAA; via the coding sequence GTGGTCGATGTGGTGCCGGTCGTGGGCGTTTTCGGGATCGGGATGGGGCCGTGCGCCACGGCTGCCGGGCTGCGCCGGATCGGGGCCCTGGCCGAGGAACTGGGGTACGAGTCGGTCTGGGCGCCGGAGCACGTGGTGCTGCCCAGCCCCCGGCAGGAGCCGTCGCCGATAGATCCGGACCACCCGATCCTCGACCCGCTGATCGCGCTGGCGCTGGTGGCCGGGGTGACGCGCAGAGTGCGGCTGGGGACCGGCGTGCTGATCCTGCCGCAGCACAACCCGGTGCGGCTGGCGAAGGAGGTGGCCTCGCTGGACGCGGTGAGCGAGGGCCGGACCGTGCTCGGGGTCGGCGTGGGATATCTGGAGCCCGAGATGGCCGCGATGGGCGTCCCGCCACGGGGGCGGGGCGCCCGCGCGGACGAGTTCCTCCAGGCGATGCACACGCTGTGGTACGACGAGGCGCCAGCGATGGACGGCTCCCATGTCTCCTTCTCCGGTCTGGACGCCCGGCCTCGGCCGGTCCAGGAGCGGATCCCGGTGGTGATCGGCGGCCGGTCCCCGGCGGCGTTCCGGCGGGCCGTGCGGTACGGCTCCGGGTGGTACGGGTTCAGGCTGGACCGGGCGCGCGCCGAGGGCGATATCAGTTCTCTGCGGGCCGCAGCCTCGGCGGCGGGACGGGATCCAGACGAGCTGACGGTCACCGTCACGCCGACCGAGAAGCTGACACCCGAGGTGGTCGCCGACTATGCCGAGCTGGGGGTGCACCGGCTGGCCGTGATGCAGCCGGACTTCCGGTTCCGGGTCGTGACGGCCGGGGAGTTCGAGGAGTTCGTGTACGCCAACGCGCCGCGAGAGGTCGGGGCCGCCGGTCCTGCCGGTTCCGCCGGTTCCGCCGCCTGA
- a CDS encoding RICIN domain-containing protein, with translation MVNHPAPAARHIPGIIVYARTLTQASARHVVGGTELVNRDGTPWAFLKEISSDGNVSTVDVAPDHLWRIVDAGGGWSKIQNVHSGLVMAVNGASTADNAQITQWTDNGTTDQLWRLV, from the coding sequence ATGGTGAACCATCCGGCGCCTGCCGCCCGGCACATTCCAGGAATCATTGTGTATGCACGAACCCTGACCCAGGCTTCGGCTCGGCACGTGGTCGGCGGGACCGAGTTGGTGAACCGCGACGGGACGCCGTGGGCGTTCCTGAAGGAGATCTCCTCCGATGGCAATGTCTCCACGGTGGACGTCGCGCCGGACCACCTGTGGCGGATCGTCGACGCCGGCGGCGGGTGGTCGAAGATCCAGAACGTGCACAGTGGGCTGGTGATGGCGGTCAACGGCGCCTCCACCGCCGACAACGCGCAGATCACGCAGTGGACCGACAACGGGACCACCGACCAGTTGTGGCGGCTGGTGTGA
- a CDS encoding response regulator transcription factor translates to MDGPSGTGQGEDVLASVYAWVVAERRQDDADLPRMAAELGHSVADCERAVAHLEERHVLIRDGASVRAASPDVAVAALVGPRESAHRQAELDLLADRARTDRLRARLAALAPVYSELARAGGSPGVDVIEDMHAVRALINDLTATCETEIMACQPGGGRPPRALADALPRDLALLRRGVVLRSLYQHTARFHVPTQDYAEAVLAEGSQIRTVAEIPGQMIVVDARTAFLPHVHHEFGAIVVREPSILAYLCAAFEQSWNLGTPYQTGPSAARMAVTEIKSSILTLMANGLKDDVIAKRMGLSVRACRGHIAELMETFGARSRFQAGVIAAGLGLLEPKGVAGTPETGAGL, encoded by the coding sequence ATGGACGGACCGTCCGGAACCGGACAGGGGGAGGACGTCCTGGCGTCCGTGTACGCCTGGGTGGTCGCCGAGCGGCGGCAGGACGACGCCGACCTGCCCCGCATGGCCGCCGAACTCGGCCACAGTGTGGCCGACTGCGAACGGGCCGTCGCCCACCTGGAGGAACGACACGTCCTGATCCGCGACGGCGCCTCGGTCCGCGCGGCCAGCCCCGACGTGGCCGTCGCCGCCCTGGTCGGCCCGCGCGAGAGCGCGCACCGGCAGGCCGAGCTGGACCTGCTGGCCGACCGCGCCCGCACCGACCGGCTCCGGGCCCGGCTGGCCGCCCTGGCGCCGGTCTACTCCGAACTGGCCCGCGCCGGCGGCTCACCCGGCGTCGACGTCATCGAGGACATGCACGCCGTCAGGGCCCTGATCAACGACCTCACCGCCACCTGCGAGACCGAGATCATGGCCTGCCAGCCCGGCGGCGGACGGCCGCCCCGGGCCTTGGCCGACGCGCTCCCGCGCGACCTGGCGCTGCTGCGGCGGGGCGTCGTGCTGCGCAGCCTGTATCAGCACACTGCGCGCTTCCACGTCCCGACCCAGGACTACGCCGAGGCCGTGCTCGCCGAGGGCTCCCAGATCCGCACCGTCGCCGAGATCCCCGGCCAGATGATCGTCGTCGACGCCCGGACCGCCTTCCTGCCGCACGTCCACCACGAGTTCGGCGCGATCGTCGTCCGCGAACCCTCGATCCTGGCCTACCTGTGCGCGGCCTTCGAACAGTCCTGGAACCTCGGCACCCCCTACCAGACCGGTCCCTCGGCCGCCCGGATGGCCGTCACCGAGATCAAGTCCTCGATCCTGACGCTGATGGCCAACGGCCTGAAGGACGACGTCATCGCCAAGCGCATGGGCCTGTCGGTGCGCGCCTGCCGCGGCCACATCGCCGAGCTGATGGAGACCTTCGGCGCGCGCAGCCGCTTCCAGGCCGGGGTGATAGCCGCGGGGCTGGGACTGCTGGAGCCGAAAGGGGTCGCAGGGACGCCCGAGACCGGCGCCGGACTGTGA
- a CDS encoding TIGR00730 family Rossman fold protein, whose translation MRICVFLSAADLDERYTAPARDFAERLGKGGHTLVWGGSDVGLMKVVADGVRGSGGRLVGVSVAFLSGKARAEADEMVVAADLAERKRLLLEKADAVVVMVGGTGTLDEATEILELKKHGHTAKPVVLLNTAGFYDGLKQQFQRMEDEGFLPVPLADLVRFADEPAEALAYLESATRA comes from the coding sequence ATGCGTATCTGTGTCTTCCTCTCCGCCGCCGACCTTGACGAGCGCTACACCGCCCCGGCCCGCGACTTCGCCGAGCGGCTCGGCAAGGGCGGCCACACGCTGGTCTGGGGTGGATCCGACGTCGGCCTGATGAAGGTCGTCGCCGACGGCGTCCGCGGCAGCGGCGGCCGGCTGGTCGGGGTGTCGGTCGCCTTCCTGTCCGGCAAGGCGCGCGCCGAGGCCGACGAGATGGTGGTCGCCGCCGACCTGGCCGAGCGCAAGCGGCTGCTGCTGGAGAAGGCCGACGCGGTGGTGGTGATGGTCGGTGGCACCGGCACCCTCGACGAGGCCACCGAGATCCTGGAGCTGAAGAAGCACGGCCACACCGCCAAGCCGGTCGTCCTGCTGAACACCGCCGGCTTCTACGACGGCCTGAAGCAGCAGTTCCAGCGCATGGAGGACGAGGGCTTCCTGCCGGTGCCGCTGGCCGATCTGGTGCGCTTCGCCGACGAGCCGGCCGAGGCGCTGGCATATCTGGAGTCTGCGACGCGGGCCTGA
- a CDS encoding DUF4239 domain-containing protein codes for MSNVIGGLIVVAVAGLIGAVGLLVRVRVFPGKEDEEREDVAGYVTMMVGVMFALILALALVSVWEDKDSAEGHVAAEASSLHEVYLLGASMLPADQLRIQEAADAYAGYVVHTEFPAMRAHKEIGDTGWQLFTNLRTAFLNSDVATPARQAVLSDATTQLSNLSDARRGRLDDADKRMPSVLWIGLLLGGVLTVALTFIYGIEQRFTHIGMVMGLAALIGFMLILIYNLDNPFNQGTGADSVPFTRYFP; via the coding sequence ATGTCGAATGTGATCGGTGGTCTGATCGTCGTGGCCGTGGCAGGCCTGATCGGTGCGGTGGGCCTGCTGGTGCGGGTGCGCGTGTTCCCGGGGAAGGAGGACGAGGAGCGCGAGGACGTGGCCGGCTACGTGACCATGATGGTCGGCGTCATGTTCGCGCTGATCCTGGCCCTGGCGCTGGTGTCGGTGTGGGAGGACAAGGACAGCGCCGAGGGCCACGTCGCGGCCGAGGCGAGCAGTCTGCACGAGGTCTACCTGCTGGGTGCCTCGATGCTGCCCGCCGACCAGCTGCGGATCCAGGAGGCGGCCGACGCCTACGCCGGCTACGTCGTGCACACCGAGTTCCCGGCCATGCGCGCGCACAAGGAGATCGGCGACACCGGCTGGCAGCTGTTCACCAATCTGCGCACGGCGTTCCTGAACTCCGACGTCGCCACCCCCGCCCGGCAGGCCGTGCTCTCGGACGCGACGACGCAACTCAGCAACCTGTCCGACGCACGCCGCGGACGTCTGGACGACGCCGACAAACGCATGCCGTCGGTGCTGTGGATCGGGCTCCTCCTCGGCGGCGTGCTGACCGTCGCGCTCACGTTCATCTACGGGATCGAACAACGCTTCACCCACATCGGGATGGTGATGGGGCTGGCCGCGCTGATCGGGTTCATGCTGATCCTGATCTACAACCTGGACAACCCCTTCAATCAGGGGACCGGGGCCGATTCCGTCCCCTTCACCAGGTACTTCCCCTGA